A single genomic interval of Nodosilinea sp. PGN35 harbors:
- a CDS encoding tetratricopeptide repeat protein, whose translation MDDATLEVLLQSLKQEDEYQRELASAALWQRWFYQKGEVGNQRLQDAQALTDSGRLEAAERLLSTLVSELPDFAEAWNRRAVLYFVQHRYREAMADCEQVIKLVPYHFGALHGLGLCHAALGQYGAAIQAFRQALGVQPYALVNQRLILECTAQLS comes from the coding sequence ATGGATGACGCGACCTTGGAAGTGCTGCTGCAAAGCCTCAAGCAGGAGGACGAGTATCAGCGCGAGTTGGCCAGTGCCGCCCTGTGGCAGCGCTGGTTTTACCAGAAGGGAGAAGTAGGCAATCAACGCCTGCAAGACGCCCAGGCGCTGACCGATAGCGGTCGGCTAGAGGCGGCGGAACGGTTGCTCTCAACCTTGGTGTCAGAACTGCCGGATTTTGCTGAGGCCTGGAACCGGCGAGCGGTGCTGTATTTTGTGCAGCATCGCTACCGAGAGGCTATGGCGGACTGCGAGCAGGTGATCAAGCTGGTGCCGTATCACTTCGGAGCACTGCACGGGCTGGGATTGTGCCATGCAGCCCTGGGGCAATATGGAGCGGCAATTCAGGCTTTTCGTCAAGCGTTGGGGGTGCAGCCCTACGCGTTGGTCAACCAGCGGCTGATTTTAGAATGCACGGCGCAGCTGAGCTAG
- the gvpA gene encoding gas vesicle structural protein GvpA, giving the protein MAVEKVNSSSSLAEVVDRILDKGIVVDAWVRVSLVGIELLAIEARVVIASVDTYLKYAEAVGLTAQAAVPAA; this is encoded by the coding sequence ATGGCTGTTGAAAAAGTAAACTCTTCCTCTAGCTTGGCTGAAGTTGTTGACCGCATTCTGGACAAAGGCATTGTTGTTGACGCTTGGGTTCGTGTTTCTCTGGTAGGTATCGAGCTGCTGGCTATCGAAGCCCGCGTTGTGATCGCTTCCGTTGACACCTACCTTAAGTACGCTGAAGCCGTTGGCCTGACTGCTCAGGCTGCTGTGCCTGCCGCCTAA
- a CDS encoding glutamine synthetase family protein produces MPESSSTILARLRQGKVRFVRVVWCDNGNMIRGKAIHLDALSRQLEAGGSAAVGLSAAQQAIPVVADAVAPGSGLGPVGEVWLMPDWETLQILPYAPGQARVMGQMVQNDQPWPWCSRQFLGRMVQRAIDRGLTVKAAFEPEFYLLQRQGDAIVPADTTPFAATLAMDRHQEVVMAIADALSAQGLAVEQYYPESGPGQQEISVRYSDALAAADQHVIYRETVKAIAHQHGLIASFVPKLFEAHAGSGCHLHLSLWQGDRNLIPDGLGGLSQTAQSFTAGLLHHLPALMAITTPSPNSYRRLRPQCWSGAYAVWGMDNREAALRVPSNFSSPSPTHLELKTVDGAANPYLALGGAIAAGLDGMAQGYSLPEPVQCDPGTLSEQERGDRGIARLPSSLTESLAALDRDAVLLEALGEPLAKTYRAVRQAELAAMDGMTLAAEVELLLERY; encoded by the coding sequence ATGCCAGAGAGTAGCTCGACGATTTTGGCCCGACTGCGGCAGGGCAAGGTGCGGTTTGTGCGGGTGGTGTGGTGCGATAACGGCAATATGATTCGCGGCAAGGCAATTCACCTGGACGCGCTATCTCGGCAGCTGGAGGCGGGAGGGTCAGCTGCTGTGGGCCTGTCGGCAGCACAGCAGGCAATTCCGGTGGTGGCCGATGCGGTGGCTCCCGGCAGCGGGCTGGGGCCTGTGGGGGAAGTGTGGCTCATGCCTGACTGGGAGACGTTGCAGATATTGCCCTACGCGCCAGGTCAGGCGCGGGTGATGGGGCAGATGGTGCAAAACGACCAGCCCTGGCCCTGGTGCTCAAGGCAGTTCCTGGGACGCATGGTGCAGCGGGCGATCGATCGCGGGTTGACGGTCAAAGCGGCATTTGAGCCGGAGTTTTATCTGCTCCAGCGGCAGGGCGATGCCATTGTTCCTGCCGACACGACGCCGTTTGCGGCTACCCTGGCGATGGATCGGCATCAGGAGGTGGTGATGGCGATCGCCGATGCCCTCAGCGCCCAGGGGCTTGCCGTAGAACAGTACTACCCCGAGTCAGGGCCGGGCCAGCAGGAGATCTCGGTGCGCTACAGCGATGCCCTGGCCGCCGCCGATCAGCATGTGATCTATCGGGAGACGGTCAAGGCGATCGCCCACCAGCACGGCCTGATTGCTTCCTTCGTGCCCAAGCTGTTTGAGGCCCATGCGGGCAGCGGCTGTCATCTGCACCTGAGCCTGTGGCAGGGCGATCGCAATTTGATCCCTGATGGACTGGGTGGCCTCTCCCAAACAGCCCAGTCCTTTACCGCCGGGCTTTTGCACCACCTGCCCGCCCTGATGGCGATCACTACCCCCAGCCCTAACTCTTACCGACGGCTGCGTCCTCAGTGCTGGAGCGGAGCCTACGCAGTGTGGGGGATGGACAACCGGGAGGCGGCGCTACGGGTGCCCAGCAATTTTTCGTCGCCTAGCCCCACCCATCTGGAGCTGAAGACGGTGGATGGGGCGGCAAATCCCTATTTGGCGCTGGGGGGTGCGATCGCCGCCGGGCTCGACGGTATGGCCCAGGGCTATTCGCTGCCCGAGCCGGTGCAGTGCGATCCGGGAACGCTGTCCGAGCAGGAGCGGGGCGATCGCGGCATTGCCCGACTGCCATCTTCCCTGACAGAATCCCTGGCGGCCCTCGATCGCGATGCGGTGCTGTTAGAGGCCCTCGGTG